Sequence from the Ostrea edulis chromosome 8, xbOstEdul1.1, whole genome shotgun sequence genome:
tataccgggatttgatgtatagctgcatctatattttaactacatgtttatataaactaaaacgataaaaacgcaaagtttatattcctaatattaatatgctacgatacTTATATACTGGTAATAGACCTTTTAAATGCGATGTCTGTGGGAAGACATTCAGTCAGGCAGGAGGATTGCATATACACATGAGGACTCACACTGGTGATAGGCCTTATAAATGTGAAGTCTGTGGAAAGGCATTTGTTGAGAAAGGAACCTTACAGAAACACATTAGgacacatactggtgataaaccttataaatgtgatgtttGTGGGAATTCTTTCAAACAGACAGGGGCATTACATACACACATGAGGACACACACTAAACGTTATGATAACAAATGCAGTATTTGTGAAAAGGCATTTAGTCAGACAGGATCATTACGGAGACACATGAGAacacatactggtgataaaccttataaatgtgatgtctgtgggaaGACATTCAGTCAGGCAGGAACTTTACAGATACATACGAGGACGCATAATGGTGAGAAACCTTATGAATGCGATTTCTGTGGGAAGGCATTTAGTCAGACAGGAACATTACAGACACACATAAGgacacatactggtgataaaccttaCAAATGTGATGTCTGTTGGAAGGCATTCAATCATGCAGGAGACTTGCAGAAACACACAAGAACACATACAAGTGATAAaccttataaatgtgatgtttGCGGTAATGCATACAGTAGGACAGGGTATTTACAGATACACAAAAGGACCCATACTGGCGAGAAACCTTATAAGTGTGATGTCTGTGGGAAGGCATTTTATGAGAAAGGAACCTTACAGAAACACTTGAGGATACATACTGGTGACAAaccttataaatgtgatgtctgtgggaaGGCGTTCATTCAGACGGGACACGTAAAGTCACACATGAGGACACATACTGACGATAAAGcttata
This genomic interval carries:
- the LOC130049547 gene encoding zinc finger protein 235-like, translating into MLRYLYTGNRPFKCDVCGKTFSQAGGLHIHMRTHTGDRPYKCEVCGKAFVEKGTLQKHIRTHTGDKPYKCDVCGNSFKQTGALHTHMRTHTKRYDNKCSICEKAFSQTGSLRRHMRTHTGDKPYKCDVCGKTFSQAGTLQIHTRTHNGEKPYECDFCGKAFSQTGTLQTHIRTHTGDKPYKCDVCWKAFNHAGDLQKHTRTHTSDKPYKCDVCGNAYSRTGYLQIHKRTHTGEKPYKCDVCGKAFYEKGTLQKHLRIHTGDKPYKCDVCGKAFIQTGHVKSHMRTHTDDKAYKFDFLQ